TGAATTTGCATTTAAAGGCGCTGAGCGTCCATTTATTAACGGCGACGGGCGCGGTGTTTGCCATGCTGGCGATGTTGGCGGCGGTGGATGCCAAATGGGACCTGATGTTTTTGTGGCTTGTGGTGGCCTTTGCCGTGGACGGCGTTGATGGCCCGCTGGCGCGAAAATATGATGTAAAACAGAACGCTGGCGAGTTTGACGGGGTCTTGCTGGACCTGATTATCGACTATCTGACCTATGTGTTTATCCCGGCGTTTGCGTTGTTCAAATCGGGGTTGTTCGAAGGCTGGACCGGCTGGTTTGTGATTATTGTCATCACCTTTACCAGCGCGATGTATTTTGCCGATACTCGCATGAAAACAAAGGATAATTCCTTCTCGGGCTTTCCCGGGTGTTGGAACATGGTGGCGATCGTCGTTTTCGCGCTGACGCCGAATTTCTGGGTGATTCTTGTTCTGGTGACAGCGCTGGCGGTTGCGATGTTTCTGCCGTTGAAGTTTGTACATCCGGTGCGCACGGAACGCTGGAGAAACGTAACGTTACCAATGGCTTTGGCTTGGACCTTCTTTGCGGGATGGGCCGCTTGGGTCGACTTTCACCCCCAGAGTTGGGCGAGTTGGGGGTTGATCCTGACCAGCGTGTATTTGCTGTTTGCGGGCATCGCGCAGCAGGTCATTTATGAACGCGGCGCGCGGCCGGGTTAACGACGGTTTTCAGAGGTCTGAGGGGGGTGACATCCGGCTGACATTCGGCTGCCTCCCGGCTGCCGTGTGACGCCGGTTTTGCTTAACGCTATTTTAAATAATGCAGCGTACGTTGGGGCAAGGTCAGATTAACAGGCTTGCCGCACCTTCATGGCGCAAAAGCCAGACTTTTGTCTCGACGCCGCCGCGACCCGAGAAGCCGGTGAGCTTGCCCCCTGCCCCCATGACCCGATGGCAGGGAATGATCAGCGGGATCGGGTTGGCGCCGCAGGCCCGCCCTACGGCTTGGGGCATGGCAGAGAGTTGTTTGGCGATGTCGCCATAGGTGAGCGTGTCGCCAAGCGGGATGGCAGAGATGGCGTCACAAATGGCGCGTTGGAAATCGGTGCCGTAGATGCGGAGCGGCAGGTCGAAGGCTGTGCGGGTGCCGGCGAAATATTCGGCGACCTGATCGCGGGCGCGAAGAAGCAGTGGCGTTTCGTCGGTGCCAAATGGTGTGGTGTCGCTCACCCATTCAGCGCGGATGATGGCGCTGGCTTGGTCGGTCTGGGCTGGCTGGGTGTTAGTGTGCTGGATGCTTGATTTCTGGCTGCCGGATTTCTGGGTGCCGGATTGCTGGGGGCCGGATTGCTTGGTGCCGGACTGCTTGGAGCGGGCGCTCTGGATACTGGTTCGCTTAGCGTTGGTGGCCTTGGCGCTGGTGTTTTCTGCGCTGGTGTACTCTGCTCTGAAGTTCTCTGTGCTGGTGTCTTTGCTGCCGGTTTCTTCGCTGCCCGTCTGCTCTGCGTCGGTCCTCTCGGTTCCGGTCTCTTCTGTTCTGGTGTCCTTGGCGCGAGCGGTTGCAGCCTTGGCGCGTCCGGTTTCTCTGTGGACGTTTCCAATGCTGGCGTATTC
This genomic window from Rhodobacteraceae bacterium D3-12 contains:
- a CDS encoding CDP-alcohol phosphatidyltransferase family protein, which codes for MNLHLKALSVHLLTATGAVFAMLAMLAAVDAKWDLMFLWLVVAFAVDGVDGPLARKYDVKQNAGEFDGVLLDLIIDYLTYVFIPAFALFKSGLFEGWTGWFVIIVITFTSAMYFADTRMKTKDNSFSGFPGCWNMVAIVVFALTPNFWVILVLVTALAVAMFLPLKFVHPVRTERWRNVTLPMALAWTFFAGWAAWVDFHPQSWASWGLILTSVYLLFAGIAQQVIYERGARPG
- a CDS encoding methylated-DNA--[protein]-cysteine S-methyltransferase; the protein is MIRAEWVSDTTPFGTDETPLLLRARDQVAEYFAGTRTAFDLPLRIYGTDFQRAICDAISAIPLGDTLTYGDIAKQLSAMPQAVGRACGANPIPLIIPCHRVMGAGGKLTGFSGRGGVETKVWLLRHEGAASLLI